In a genomic window of Helianthus annuus cultivar XRQ/B chromosome 10, HanXRQr2.0-SUNRISE, whole genome shotgun sequence:
- the LOC110880479 gene encoding galacturonosyltransferase 8 produces MATLAIAVSLLSTLSFVFTSSSPDVVSSDLNIGSYLNPCSVATHGRSILHSKSDPLKTRFDQIRKQVDDHRSLAQTYAAYARKLKFEKSKLVRVFAELSRSYTDVLSKPAYRALSDSDTESIDKTTMRELEKKVKERIKVTRQVIVEAKESFDNQLKIQKLKDTIFAVNEQLTKAKKQGAFSSLIAAKSIPKSLHCVAMRLMEERIARPERYTDEGKPRPVEFDDPKLYHYAIFSDNVVAASVVVNSAVKNTKEPWKHVFHVVTDKMNLGAMQVMFKMKEYNGAHIEIKPYEDYTFLNSSYVPVLKQRESAKLQNFYNFLNMENATKDTTNMKFRNPKYLSILNHLRFYLPEMYPTLQRILFLDDDIIVQKDLTGLWKVDMDGKVNGAVETCFGSFHRYSQYMNFSHPLIKEKFDPNACAWAYGMNFFDLDAWRREKCTEEYHYWQNLNENRTLWKLGTLPPGLITFYSTTKPLEKSWHVLGLGYNPSISMEEIRDAAVVHFNGNMKPWLDIGMNQFRPLWTKYVDYDMEFVQACNFGQ; encoded by the exons ATGGCTACACTCGCTATTGCCGTTTCTCTATTGTCAACTCTCTCCTTCGTCTTCACCTCATCATCACCCGACGTCGTTTCATCCGATCTCAACATC GGCTCGTATTTAAATCCATGCAGTGTTGCAACACATGGGCGATCCATTCTCCATTCAAAATCTGACCCTTTAAAAACTAGATTTGATCAGATCAGAAAACAAGTAGATGATCACAGATCACTTGCTCAAACATACGCTGCATATGCTCGTAAACTAAAGTTCGAGAAATCCAAACTTGTTAGGGTTTTTGCTGAACTTTCACGCAGTTATACAGATGTTTTATCGAAACCAGCTTATCGAGCACTCTCTGATTCTGATACTGAATCAATCGACAAAACAACGATGCGAGAGCTCGAGAAGAAGGTGAAAGAGCGGATTAAAGTGACCAGACAAGTGATTGTTGAAGCGAAAGAGTCGTTTGACAACCAGCTTAAGATTCAGAAGCTGAAAGATACGATATTCGCGGTTAATGAGCAACTAACAAAGGCGAAAAAGCAAGGCGCGTTTTCTAGCTTGATTGCTGCAAAGTCGATACCCAAGAGCTTGCATTGTGTAGCAATGAGACTGATGGAAGAACGAATTGCGCGTCCTGAGAGGTATACTGATGAAGGGAAGCCGCGGCCTGTGGAGTTTGATGATCCTAAGCTTTATCATTATGCTATATTTTCTGATAATGTTGTTGCTGCATCGGTTGTTGTTAATTCGGCTGTTAAGAATACTAAAGAGCCGTGGAAGCATGTTTTTCACGTTGTAACGGATAAGATGAATCTTGGAGCAATGCAGGTTATGTTTAAGATGAAAGAGTATAATGGTGCACATATTGAGATCAAACCTTATGAGGATTACACGTTCTTAAACTCGTCGTATGTTCCAGTCTTGAAACAGCGCGAATCTGCTAAGTTGCAGAACTTTTACAATTTCCTAAACATGGAGAATGCCACAAAGGACACAACCAATATGAAGTTTAGAAACCCTAAGTATCTTTCCATATTGAACCATTTGAGATTCTACTTACCCGAAATGTACCCCACCCTGCAAAGGATTTTGTTCTTGGATGATGATATTATCGTTCAAAAGGATTTGACCGGGCTTTGGAAGGTAGATATGGATGGGAAAGTAAATGGGGCTGTTGAGACATGCTTCGGATCGTTTCATAGGTACTCACAGTACATGAATTTCTCTCATCCTTTGATCAAAGAGAAATTCGATCCCAATGCGTGTGCTTGGGCTTATGGGATGAACTTTTTTGATTTAGATGCTTGGAGGAGAGAAAAATGCACAGAGGAGTACCATTACTGGCAAAATCTG AATGAAAACCGGACATTGTGGAAACTGGGAACGCTGCCTCCAGGTTTGATCACATTTTATTCGACAACTAAACCATTAGAGAAGTCGTGGCATGTTTTGGGACTCGGGTATAATCCAAGTATAAGTATGGAAGAAATCCGTGATGCTGCAGTTGTGCATTTCAATGGGAATATGAAACCATGGCTCGATATTGGTATGAACCAGTTTCGACCACTTTGGACAAAATATGTGGATTATGATATGGAATTTGTCCAAGCCTGCAATTTTGGTCAATAA
- the LOC110880478 gene encoding uncharacterized protein LOC110880478 yields the protein MFVWRAIDEKIASAKAPRSRGLNLPDIVYKTCGADEESAVHILLKCNFAKRTWEQVTSWLKIPMVNVNDSLKDILLEINEIQRSKGMRKAIYAATIQTMW from the coding sequence ATGTTCGTGTGGCGTGCGATTGATGAGAAAATTGCGTCAGCAAAGGCTCCTAGAAGCAGAGGTCTAAACTTACCAGATATCGTCTATAAAACATGTGGTGCCGATGAAGAATCTGCAGTGCATATTCTCTTAAAATGTAACTTCGCAAAAAGAACTTGGGAGCAGGTGACGAGTTGGCTGAAAATTCCGATGGTAAACGTAAACGACAGTTTGAAAGACATACTATTGGAGATAAATGAAATTCAGCGGAGCAAGGGTATGCGGAAAGCGATTTATGCAGCGACAATACAAACAATGTGGTAG